ATTCTGATTTGGACCCCCTTGCCTGCGACCACCATGACCTCTGCCTCTAGAGTTTGAGTTGGTGTTGTAACAGTGCCGCAGCTGCGAAGATTGTTGGTGATGTGGAGATTTTCCACCAAGAGAGTGAAGATCATTTCGAGTAGCCACATTCACCAAACCAACTGTGGCTTCAAGAGCAGACTGTTGTTGCTCAATGCATAACTCAAAACTAAGAAGATGATTAAACATCTCCTCATATGTCATTTTGTCAATTTGAGTCGAAATGGATGTCACAATGGCATCGTAGGATGTATTAAGGCCCCCGAGAAGGTAGGTTGTGAATTCATGACTTTGAAGAGGCTATCCTGTGGTAGCCAAGGTGTCCGAGTAGGACTTCATTTTCTAGCAATAATCAGAAATTGGCATATTTCATTTCTTGGTGAAAGCCAAAAATTGTTGAGTTTGTATAGCTTGAGCTGATGAGAGGGATGAGAATATCCTCTCGAGGGCAACCCATACTTTTTTTGATGTGGAGAGCCCCACCATCTGCGCTAAGATGCCTTCGGATAGGGAGGACACCAAGGTACTGAGTACAACTTGGTCTTGATCATACCAGGAGATGAACTTTGGATTAGGAATTTCTATGGGAGCAAATGTAGAAGTGCCTGCTTTGGTGAGCTTTACCGTAATTAGGATATGGATGTTTAAGAGATTGACAGAGTTGGTAATGGGTGAGGTTATTGGAGcggggaaaaaaaatgattgaggTCACATTTTGGCTCTGAATACCATAAAACAAATGCTAGCAAGTTGAGTAAAACTCTCGTGACTATGCTATCGAGAGAATGTTCATATATATTGTTTATAGAGTTTACCAAGACAAATATCAAAATACAATAGACTAGCAGATTTAAAGGGATGCTATAAACAAAAGAATATACATTGGCTATAAATATGGAaagagatgattgaaaaaatatcaTAGATTCCTCAAATCATGGAGATGCAGTCAATCTTTGCTGTCAACAGTTTTGGAACTTATTTCCTTAATAGTATATATGCGTGCTtatgtatataaaaaattaaaactaaaagcTGGTATAAAtggttaagaaaataatttaaaaagttttttttaaggAATTAAAAAAACCTTGGCTAATCTATGTGTGGCCGAATGACCACTGCTCCTAGGTGTTGACAAAGAAGAGTTCAAGTGACTAGCCCGAATCTAGGCCTGAAAACCGACACTTTCGGTTCGGTAAAGGGACGAACCGACGCTGACCGACCAGCCTGTCTCACCTAATTTTGCCGACCGAGAACCGACCGTTCAAGGGGCtggaaccggccggaaccgattCCGGTCGGTTCAGCGGTTTGGGCTAAATATGCAACATATTTTTACTCGAGGCAACATTTTCCCAAGAGGTCCGGAGGAGAACCGAGAGCCGAGAGGTCCGGAGAAGAGAatcgggagagagggagaggaccGAGAGGTCAGACGTCCGGAGGAGAGAATCGGGGAAGACGGCCGGCCGCTGGGCTGGAGAACCGAGAGCCGAGAGGTCCGGAGGtcgggagagagggagaggaccGAGAGGTCAGACGGTGTGCGGGCGTGGGACTTGGGAGACAGGGAGCTGGGAGAGGCCGAGAGGGACTGAAGTGAAGTCTGAAATTCTGAGGGAGCTGGGAGAGGCCGAGAGGGCAAGGCTCAGTTTTGCCCTAATacaaaacggcaccgtttggcATTAggcaaaacggcgccgtttactcTATGTATTCGAAACATATATATCAAGggacgacgccgtttcactcacttaagtgaaacggcgtcgttttatttatataaaaagcaaaaaaaatatatcaggtTCGGTCGGCCGGTTCGTCGGTTTATGAAGAACCAAACCGTACGCCGAACCGACCGAAATCGGTTCATACATTTTTCTACCGACCGCTGACCGGTTCTTCGTCGGTTCTGGCCGGTTCCCGCGTCTTGAGGTCGGTTCCGGTCGGTTTAGGTCGGTTGCTCGGTTTTTTGTACACCCCTACCCGAATCTTCTCCATTGTGCTACATACCTTATAGTTGTAGTGTCTATTCTGTTTGTTAACGTCATGTTTCGTACACCTTGGAGTTGGGCCCTCAGCAACTCGGGTCATCAATTTTGGGCCTatgaacacaaaaaaaaaaaacactgcaaGACAGTGGCCGGAAAGGCTCCAATGCTAAAGTTAGTATTGTCTTTGAGAAGTGTGTAGGAGAGTAGATAGAGTTCAGAGAATAACCCTTATACCTGTGACACATTTCTATACCTGGTTCCTAGGTCAGATGCCCATACTCTACGGTAGGGGGAGGACACAAAGATGTCATCCACATAGCCCCTTCTGCCATGCTCATTTAATGTAGTGTGACTCTTTGGAAGAGGTGAATTTAATGCAACATGACCTCTTACTTTTTCCTGCCCATGGATGCATGCTATCTGgttcttccttcttctcttgCTAGAAGATTGAAGGTGTTCCTGTGTCCACTCAAGATTATCTAGGACTCAGTTCCTTTGATATTACGTGCTCTACCATCCTTTGCATTAGGGTGATCTTCCCGCGCTTCCAAGGTGGTAACCACATTCTGCTAAGGGATATGAATCTTTTAACTGGGATGATGGATCACTTGGTTGGCTTAGGCCTCTTCACAATATTTGGCTCAGGCTCTGCCCCTGGGTTCAGGGGAAAAAATCCTCCGACACCATCAATGTTGCTTCCTTCTCAACTAACTCATGGATAgaatatcatatatgtataacaaaaaatagtCTGAAGACATTCGGTGATTAACATTGTATCAATGGTAATTTTAATCTTCGAGGTTAATCttgattcatatatataagTCCAAACTTCAATAAATGTAGTCCATatatagaaaagaaataagagaGTTAAAAGTATATCTAATCGTTATGGGTGATATGTACGTCCCTAGCTACGGCATGCAGAAGGATACTAAGCGTTAGTATAAAAAGgaataagttttttctttttaatttattatcaaaagATTCTAAGCGAAGAATTAAAACAAATGATATAGATATCCATATTCCTATATATGTCAAAATCTTTGGTCCTGCTtcgagaaaattaaataatattttcttcacgCGTGAATCAGTTCAATATTTTACAACCTTGTAGGATTTTTTAACATCAATCATCTACAAATTTGGCATGACTTCTAATTTTACTATTCATCGTCtccatatatcatatttatttttattttttcatttaatttaatttattcttcttaaattaattgaattcttctagtGATCATCATTCGTACACtacatatttgataagagaaaaaaaattataaaattatatgtgGTGTGTGgataattagtataattttcaTCCAACAAAGCTAATTGATTAATTACAAGATATATAaaactccaaaaataaatacagaataAACACAAACAAGAGGACATTAATGAGCTAACCTAGCTATTATAACTTAAAATTACAATCTCGTATTGATCAGAATATACActatcttttgaaaaaaaaaacatataaaaacaaaGGGAACAAAACAAACAGCAATACTGCACTAATTGTGAGGTCAGATTATTATTGTACAACTCGTTTTCCCTTGTCTTGGAGCGTGGGATGAGAATTGGGTCTTGTTACTGATGTTGTCTCAAGATCTTTATGGCGGTTTTGCTTATTGCAGTGCCTTATTGTTTCCTTAAACTCAGCCTCATTGTGCTGGGACAGAATACGGAATCCACATTTCTGCACTCTCAAGCTTGGGCAGTCACTAGCAATGGAGGCCTCTATTCGAGTGCATTGGTTCAACCACTCTGGAAGTGATCCTTTTGGTATAAATGATAGCCACATTATCTCACCTTGACGTACCAACTTGATTTCTTCCTCTGTAAATGGGCGATGAGAATGGAGAGGCACCACACTGCCAATGTCCGTATCCAAAAGACACGAGAGATAATGAGGATTTCCTAAATCCAGCATTTTAACATGGGCAACTTTATCATCCTCATGTACCCAAAAAGAAGCACACATGGCAAGCCCCAACCAATTACTGTCATTATAAAAATCAGGAGGTAACTCAAATCCCACCAATGCCTCATTGCTATGATAGCTAAACCACTCTGTTATTCCACATGGAAGGAAACAAGAACTGTATTCAAAATTTCTATGGAAGACCTAACAAATAGAGACACAAAATCCAATCCATTAGTGAGAGACAGGTCGAGTGGGTAGAGAAGCAAATGGCGATTCAgaaaatctaatatatatatatatatatctatagttTATTACCTCGCGGTTTTGGTACTGAAAAGGCGGGGTAAAGCACTTGAGAAATGTTTGCTCAAACTCTTCCATATCTTGACGGTATAAGAGGCGGAGGCTACAGTTTTGCACTGTCAAATTAGGGCAATTGCTTCCAAATATAGCCTTAATCTGACTACATGGGTTGCACAATCCATTTCTCAGAAGTCCATGCGGTATATAGGCTAGCCAAAGGAATCCACGTAGATAAAACCACATgcatttttctttagtaattgGAATGACAAGCAGAGGTATCAACCCACCTAAATCAGTATCCAATCCACAAAAAAGCTTGTGAGAAACATTGGAATTACGACTTTCACGAGAGAGATCAATCGGATGTTGATCATCGTGGATTGAAAAGGCAGCACATATAGCAAGCCCCATCCAATTTCTATCATTCATGATATTTCGAGGTAGATGGATATTCACAAACGCCCCCCTACTTTGATGGTTGAACCACTTCGGAACTTTTGTCTGAGGCAAATAAGCAGTACTTATACAGGATGTGGAGGATAGATTAAAGGCCTGTAAAACAAAAGACGGTTCTAatgtgagaagagagagagagagagagagagagtccccAGGTGAGGAAATAAAGTACCGTGACGCCTTTTTGAAAGAAGTACTCAAAATCAGTTTTCAATGAGAAAACTGAGTCACTGGTGCAGTCAAGATACCCAGGTGGTAGAACTATTTCAACACCATTTCCTGAAGCAGTGTTATTTGAAACTCTTTCATTTGAGAATGTTTTTGATGTAGAACATTGTTGATGTGCTTCATGTTTACAAATAGATGGAGGCTTCGGCAAGGATTGAAAGCGCCTACAAAATAGCCCAAGTAATTAAATATGTTTCATTTAAGGAATATGAATAATGATGCATTCATATAAAGGGCTGACAATGGATTACCTTTCAATTATGGGAGAGTGACCTGCATAAAAGTTGCGCTTCCTGAATTTAGTTCTATTACCACGGGTTTTCAGAAAGTCCAATTTATCTACGAAAGATAGATAATAGTAGCAAAGCTGTTCTTTTGGAATAGCTACCGCACACTCTGCCGTTGTTTGAACAAACCCTTCCACATCTTGTTTGTACACATGCCGTATCCCACAAATTTGAGTCTTCACACTTGGGATGTTGCATTCAACTATAGCTTTAACATGACTCCATTGGTTTAGCTTACTGGGAAGAATCGTTGGTGGTACGTAATGTATGACAAGTAGTTGGTCTGAGTTCAACAATATGGATCTGGGGATGCTAAGGACTAGATCAGGTTTTAAACAACCTTCATTGCTATCCAAATGAAGAATGCAACCAGCAGGAGTTTTTGGATTTGAATTGTTGCAAGAGTCAGCTGGACAACTCAAAACAGCCCATACAACAAATCCCATCCAGCTCTCGTTATGATACAAATTCGGTGGCAGCTGGATTTCTATTGAATTTGAGGGTCCATCATTTTGATTACTGAACCACAGTGGTATTTCACCTTGAGGAAAGAAGTATCCATGATAATCGTTTTGAAGCCCCTGTAACATAAAGAATGATGAAGACTTGATGTTCAATCTCTGTgtgaatgtgtgtgtgtgtgtgtgtgtgtgtgtgtctgtgtgtgtgtgtgagagagagagagagagagcgaccTCAAAGAGTGTTGAAAACAGAGTCTCAAGTTTTCTTTTGAGAAAGATGGTTGATGTTTCCAAAATGTAGGCTTGGTTCTCTGCTGATGTGGGGTGAGACTCAACATTACTAGCAAAACCTGAATCCGTTGAAGTGCATCCTTCTGTTTGATGGGGGAATAGTTCTTGTTGTGCACAATCTAGTTCCAatatttctctataaaagagatccCAATTGTCAAAAAATGAGACTTGGAAGGGGAGCAGTAATTGCATAAAATCTGCCGAATCTTCCGTAGAAAGGAAACGGAGACCACAATTGTTCACAATCCAGCAAGGCCAATCACTCATAATTGAAACCTCTATGTGATTGCAGCACTGTATTCCATTTGGAAGCCACCAAATTGGTATATAGAATAGCCAAATAAATCCATGTAAATGTAACCACTTGAATTCTTCCTTGGCAGTGCGATATACATGGATGGGTCTCATACTATCTATATCCGTGTCTAAAAAGCAAATAAGGTGGTGAGGAATTTCCGATTCTAGACCTCCAAGAAATTCAATTTGATTCTCTTGATATGTAAATGAAGCACAAATAAGAAGCCCCGCCCATTTAGAACCATTATGCATAATTGGAGGTAGCTCGATTGTCATTGAAGGTCCTATGTTGCGATAGGTTAAGAAATCTGGAATCTCACTTGGAGGGAAACAATGATCACaagcaaaaaagaaatgaaattcctgaagaatagaataaaaatggttaataaataataataataaatgaaatcaCCTTTGTAAGAGAAACAGTACAtaagcataaaaagaaaaattctattttgtttttattttaagtgaatgATTGAAGTGGGAAATTTAGATTAggatcttaattcaaactaacCTTCCTGGGATTATGCAGAAACTTTATACATTTTCTTATCTTTTGGTTCAGTTTGCTGAGATGATTCCCACTCTTTCCCTTTATCCTGGTTCTTCTTGATATCTCGTCATCGGAGCTATCACTTTTGCTAGTTTCCTCTTGATCATCAATACGAGATTGCGTATTACTCGTATCCTCATCTCCATCGAACTGATGATTGATGAGCTTGGAATAGTGAGGACACATGGCTGCATATTGAGCTATTGTTCCAACTAACTCTGCCATGTTGTCCAAATATACAAGTTTGTGCCCACATTTTTGCAGAATCAATTCTTGACTACTACTGTAAAAGAAGGCCCGCATGTGATCGCATTCATTCAAACTTTCTGAAAATGAAGCAGCACGTGGAATATACGATAGCCAAATGAAGCTATTGTTTCCGAACTTGGTATTTACAAAATGGGAAATTATAATCTCCAAGCCCGTGTTGCTTGCCAAATTACACGTGAGGGTATAAGGAATTTTTGAGCCGGCCGGATTGTCATGGATGAGAGGTTGATTATTCTTGTTGACAGTGAAAACAACACATAGAGCTATTCCAATCCAATCAGAATTGttattcaaattttgaggtaGATGGAATGGTACTGATGAACCACCATGACAACAAAAGTAGTCCGGAATCTCAGATTGCAAAAAACAAGTGTTATAAGGATGGAATTTATTAATATGGGTGTCCTGCAAGATAGAAATGAATGAAGTCCACGaaatatatgagagagagagagagagagagagagagagagagagagagagagagagagagagagagagagagagagagagagaacctgaaAGTGATTTAGAACTAAATTCACAATAGAGGCTTTTACAGGATCTCCTTTGCTGAGTTCATTCAAATATGCTGCTCCAGCCTGAATAACATGATTGGAATTCGAATCTTTTGAATCCCTTCCAACAATTATTTGAGTCAGGCATTTCTCGAACAAGTCATAATTGATCTGTTCTTCACTACTTGATGGAAGCACTTTCGAGAATTGATTCCTCCTGCATTTATCCAGATCGATTAATGAGAGATTAAAGTTAATGAGCCTGGCTCTAGATTCATtggaaaattaaattgtttaagcAAAATTTAACCTTTCCATTGAGAAGTAACCAAAAGGAGGTGGCCTTTCATGATCTTCTGGTAATATTGGATAGCATTCACTGGACACAGCCAAATCATAAACATAGTTTGGTAGATTATTGACTTGATTTTCAAAACTTCGGAGATAGCTTTGACGGTGGATTTCTGGACTCCTTAGTACGCAGTCTACTATTGTCTGAACCCACCCTTTCAAGTCTTGCTCATACACTAAACGGATTCCACACATTACAACCTCCATATTGTGATTGTTGGTTCCAAATGAAGCTCGGATCTTGCTCCGTTGATTCAACTTATTAGCGAAAAAGACACGAGGTATGTGGAACAGAAAAAGTCTACTTGGCCCAGCAACCATCGTGTCTGGGGTTGGGGGGAAGACAAAAAAGCATTCGAGATCGTGATCATATGCATCCAAATGACCAAAGATGTTGCGAGAAACACTTGTCTGGTCGCGGATAACATAACTAACATATACGGCAAATCCTATCCATCCCTTGTCTGATATATATTCGGAGGCAGCTCGACATCAACTATAGGCCCCATACCATGAAGTGTGAACCATAGTGGAGATGCACTTAATGGAAAAATATacttgtgcattttgttttgtgCGTAGTTTACCTGTAAAACATAGAGATATATATcacgatgagagagagagagagagagagagagagagagagagagagagagagagagagagagagagacctcatAGCATCTGAGAAGCAAGGATTGAAGTAGTGTTTTAAGACCGATGGTCGAGTCACTGTCAATGCAGCCTGGGTCCTCAACAGAACAACTGCTTGAATTCTTTGAGTTGCATTCCAATATTTCATTTGAGGTAAAACCTTTATCCAATAGATTGGACCCACTAGATTCCACTTCACCAACATTCTCTGGAGCAACCAGGCATAGAAAGTGAAATCCGGAACCACTTCCCGGAGAGCTCTGGAATTTGAAATGCCCCTTTCGATCACAAATGTTGAGAGTCGTCATTTTCTTAGAGGTTTGGACAGCATCGACAAACTCGTGGGCATTTTGCTCGTATACTAGACGAGCCCCGCACATTTGTACCTTCATAAATCGACTTCCAGTCGTAATTGAAACCTCAATGTAACTCCATGTATCCACCTCATTTGACTTTTTCTCAAACCAGATGTGTGGTACATATATCCAATATCCTGCTGGCGTATGAGTGAGACATTTAGGGAATTCTTTCTCTAGGGGTTCTTTTAGAGGACCTTCATCAGTGCCAAAATGAAACAAAAGCTGGTCGAAATCTTCTCGATCCAGATGAAAATCTAACCTGCTAAAACGTGGTGACTCCCAAGTCTCAAGTTCATGGATTTGAAAGACAAAATAAAGAGCAAAACCCAACCACTTTCTACTATCATCCAAATCCGGATGCAACCGGGTTGTGATCGAGGAACCCATTCTCGGATTCTGGAACCACATTGGAATTCTTGATGCACTTGAAGTACCCGAGATAACTCTGGCAAGATCAATGTTTGcctatgaaaaataaattgaattaagAAAATAGGGAAACAGAAAGCGTACTTTTCACGGTTCAACTGAGCAATTGAAGATCAAATATTTCAGCCTAAATTACTGTTCCTAAATTGCAACTTTTCTTACTCGTTTAATTGGCTTTCAAAATTGACCGTACGTATACTTTAAAGCCTATATATGAGATTTGACAAAGGATGGGAGCAATTTGAAATATAGTTAAAAGTTTGTTGGTGCAAGAGAAAAGAAACTAACATACCTTAATGGTTCTTTCATTCATTAGGTCTCCTTCTGCAGTTGATAACGAGAGCGTCCCAAGCTTGCCGCCTTGCGATTCACGTGGCGTACAGGTCCTAAGAAGTGCCAGTCCTGTTTCATCTGAAACTATAGCACTAAGTTCATTAGAATGTTCTTCCAATGAGATACAATCTTCAGCAGCAACACTTACTACACTTGACGGGAGTTCTGGCAGTGATCGAAGTCTCTTACAACTTCTCAAGAAAATAGCTCTAAGCTTGAAAAGTTGAGAGATGCTTTCAGGTGAGCGCTCGAAATCATTTCCGCTTAGATCTAGAGCTAGCAATGATGACAATCCACTTAGGTCACTTGGAATTGCTCCATCTTTTAAATGGCAATAACTCAAGTTTAATTTGTTCAGGCAGCGTAAACCTGCGAACGAATCAGGCAACACAAAGCCAATGTCGGAGCTTGGCAAGAAACAACCGAAGAGTAGGCCGAGTAACGATTGAGGTGGCAGACCGGAACATCCTTGGCAGTTTAGCATTTTAAGGTTCTTCAGACGTAAAAAGGATGATGGTACTCGCCTTATAGCAGTTCCACTTATATCAAGCTCCTCCAGACGTTCCACATTCCCTAGGTCCTTGGGCATGTTATCAAGTTTTGAGCAACCATCCAAATGAAGCTGAGACAAACGTTTTAAATTTCCCACACTTTCTGGAAGCTTCTCGAGTCTCGAACACCCAGAGAGAATCAATTCTTCAAGGGAATCCCAACCAATGTTACATGGAAGGCTTTTAAGTGATGCACAATCTTTCAAATTCAGAACAATGAGGTCTCTGAGATCTCCAACCGATGGGTGGAGCTCAAGCAAATTTGTACAGCCTCGAAGAATCAGCCTCTTTAGATTTGGGGCTCTTGTGAAGTCCGGGGTCTCCTTAAAGTATTGAGAGTCACTAAGGTCAACCAGTTTTAGCTTGTGCAAACTCTGGGATAAAACAATATGATCGAGAGGAAATTTATGCAGAGCAATTAACTTActaatttttcacataaaaataaaaggataaGAACACTGCTCATATTAGTGAGAATATATGTTACCTTAATTCCCTGCCATGGTTGCACGATGTGGCTACAACGCATATTGAGTTCAACGAGTTTATCAGGCGGGAAACCCATTGGAAAAGTACTTAAAGGATATCCATGCCACTCCATAACCCGCAATTCTGTAGAAAGATTACTAAGGCCTTGAGAAAGGTGCACATTACCTATGATCTTGAGCAATCTTAAGTTCTTCATCTCCGAGAACACACCAGAATTCAAGTGTAGTTCTTCTTGTGGAGGAGAGTTTAGGAATATGCCTTCGATCCTGTCTGTTCCCTAGTGACCAAAGAGAATAAATTAGTGCAGTGCATGATATAATCAAGTATACTGAAAATTTTAATTGCGTTTACATATGGAACACAATAACCTTATTCTAGTATCTACTTACATTGTTGTTCTTTAGCACACGAATGATCTCATTAGTAAGCCACAACCTGGCCTGTCTGCTGGGATCTCTCTGAGATTGGCGGCGAACAATTTCATGACCCATTTCTTGGAGTAGATCATGCATCCAGAGTCTTCCTCCCGAGATTGTTATGAGAGACTTGCTGATAAGAATCTCTATACCGCTGCTTGGGTGATAATCACAACTTTCTAGTATGCTCTTGACACGGTCGACATACTTCTCCCCTTTGAAGTAACATGCAATATCTAGAAAAATGTTTTTCTCGTTTTCCTGGAGTCCATCAAAACTTATTTTGAGTGTATCCACGATTTCTTTCTTGGGGTATTGTCTTAAACTTTCCAAAGTACTTTCCCAAAAGTCTACATTTGGCGAACATAAGTACGAACCCAAAACTTCAAGAGCTAAAGGAAGGCCTTTAGCATAATGTATAATCTGCTCGGAAAGCTCCACAAAACCTTCTGGAGGGCGGTCATTCTTGAAGGCCTTCCAACTAAAGAGTTGGAGAGCATCATCATGGTCCAGTTCTTTAGCCCTATATATTTCATCTTCAGCCAATCCCCGTTCTTTCAACATTTGGTCATGTCTTGTTGTTATAATGATTACACTCCCTCGACCAAACAAATCGCGCTCAATTGCTAATGCTTCTAATTGTTGGGTTTGATCCACATCATCCACAACAACAAGAACCCTTTTACGACGTAATCTGTgtctaattttgttttttccccTGTCGACATCCTTTATGTCACTATTATCCTTGAAGAGGTCGGAAAGAAGTTGTTTTTGTAAATCAACAAGACCATGTCCTCCACTCTTTTCTCTAACATCGGCAATAAAGCTACTAAATGAGTGAAATTGACTTGAAATTTTGTCATAAATAGCACGTGCAAGAGTGGTCTTCCCAATGCCACCCATCCCCCAGATACCTAGAAAGTGAACATCATCCGgcctaatatttaaatataaatttatcaattcgTCTACACGAAAGTCTATCCCAACAAGCTTCTTGGAAACAGTCGAGAGTGTAGAATTTAATTTAGCATGTATCACTCCTACAATCTCTTCAATAACTGTTGACTCATCCCTGCAAAATTAAGACGATTGAAATTAATGAAATTAAGAAGACCTCTCACTTGGGGAGGAGTAATACCGTGTTACAAAAAATAAAGCCCAATAGGctacaaaaagaaagagacAACTTAGCCGAATCTTACATAACCCAAAACAAAGAAACCTCCAACCAATTTGTTAGTAGGTATTATGCAGTTAGCACACAAATTAATGTGAACTTTCCAAGGGAAACCCGTTATGCGAGCTTCATCAATACTTCAAGTTCAAACCCACAGGTCTCAAGCTAGAGAGagattaatcttatgccatttaTCCTGTTTTATCTTGGATCAATATCATTATGATCataataaaaaagatataaGTTAGCTGTtccaatgaaatattttttatgtacttataattaatataaaatacattacataaaaacaaaaattcgaaatttaaagatatttgatcAAATATATAGATGCTGCCGTTGTATTTTTCCAACATTGAGATTAATCAACAATTGTgctctttataaatatataactacATAATCGTGTTATGAAATTCACTCTCTTTTTGTAATATTCCAACCCAAACCCAAATGGCCCAATCCAAACAAAAGGCCCTGCCGCctccctttatttttctttctttttctaccCCCCatcatctcctctctctctctctctctcaatccacCATACCTCTCCCTCTAACctccacatctctctctctaccccctTTCAGAACCGCTCTCTTACaaccctttttctctttcccttATTCTCTCAAGCCcccatattctctctctctctctctctctctctctctctctctcac
This is a stretch of genomic DNA from Carya illinoinensis cultivar Pawnee chromosome 15, C.illinoinensisPawnee_v1, whole genome shotgun sequence. It encodes these proteins:
- the LOC122295978 gene encoding uncharacterized protein LOC122295978 — translated: MVAGPSRLFLFHIPRVFFANKLNQRSKIRASFGTNNHNMEVVMCGIRLVYEQDLKGWVQTIVDCVLRSPEIHRQSYLRSFENQVNNLPNYVYDLAVSSECYPILPEDHERPPPFGYFSMERRNQFSKVLPSSSEEQINYDLFEKCLTQIIVGRDSKDSNSNHVIQAGAAYLNELSKGDPVKASIVNLVLNHFQDTHINKFHPYNTCFLQSEIPDYFCCHGGSSVPFHLPQNLNNNSDWIGIALCVVFTVNKNNQPLIHDNPAGSKIPYTLTCNLASNTGLEIIISHFVNTKFGNNSFIWLSYIPRAASFSESLNECDHMRAFFYSSSQELILQKCGHKLVYLDNMAELVGTIAQYAAMCPHYSKLINHQFDGDEDTSNTQSRIDDQEETSKSDSSDDEISRRTRIKGKSGNHLSKLNQKIRKCIKFLHNPRKEFHFFFACDHCFPPSEIPDFLTYRNIGPSMTIELPPIMHNGSKWAGLLICASFTYQENQIEFLGGLESEIPHHLICFLDTDIDSMRPIHVYRTAKEEFKWLHLHGFIWLFYIPIWWLPNGIQCCNHIEVSIMSDWPCWIVNNCGLRFLSTEDSADFMQLLLPFQVSFFDNWDLFYREILELDCAQQELFPHQTEGCTSTDSGFASNVESHPTSAENQAYILETSTIFLKRKLETLFSTLFEGLQNDYHGYFFPQGEIPLWFSNQNDGPSNSIEIQLPPNLYHNESWMGFVVWAVLSCPADSCNNSNPKTPAGCILHLDSNEGCLKPDLVLSIPRSILLNSDQLLVIHYVPPTILPSKLNQWSHVKAIVECNIPSVKTQICGIRHVYKQDVEGFVQTTAECAVAIPKEQLCYYYLSFVDKLDFLKTRGNRTKFRKRNFYAGHSPIIERRFQSLPKPPSICKHEAHQQCSTSKTFSNERVSNNTASGNGVEIVLPPGYLDCTSDSVFSLKTDFEYFFQKGVTAFNLSSTSCISTAYLPQTKVPKWFNHQSRGAFVNIHLPRNIMNDRNWMGLAICAAFSIHDDQHPIDLSRESRNSNVSHKLFCGLDTDLGGLIPLLVIPITKEKCMWFYLRGFLWLAYIPHGLLRNGLCNPCSQIKAIFGSNCPNLTVQNCSLRLLYRQDMEEFEQTFLKCFTPPFQYQNREVFHRNFEYSSCFLPCGITEWFSYHSNEALVGFELPPDFYNDSNWLGLAMCASFWVHEDDKVAHVKMLDLGNPHYLSCLLDTDIGSVVPLHSHRPFTEEEIKLVRQGEIMWLSFIPKGSLPEWLNQCTRIEASIASDCPSLRVQKCGFRILSQHNEAEFKETIRHCNKQNRHKDLETTSVTRPNSHPTLQDKGKRVVQ